Proteins co-encoded in one Cucurbita pepo subsp. pepo cultivar mu-cu-16 chromosome LG15, ASM280686v2, whole genome shotgun sequence genomic window:
- the LOC111811679 gene encoding ubiquitin domain-containing protein DSK2b-like isoform X1: MGADGDSSEHRVHGDGEEGGGSVTVNIRCSNGSKFSVRTSLDSSVGTFKSILAQNCDIPADQQRLIYKGRILKDDQTLVSYGLQADHTIHMVRGFAQASAPPSAPASNVNIRSSDTAPGVTRGVGSTESGAFGNAGLGASLFPGLGFNPLGGGGAGLPEFEQVQQQLTQNPNMIREIMNMPAIQNLMNNPDLMRTLITSNPQMRDIIDRNPELAHILNDPGILRQTLEAARNPELMREMMRNTDRAMSNIESSPEGFNMLRRMYENVQEPFLNATTMAGNAGNDSSANPFAALLANQGGAPARNESNNSSTTGSETTGNAAPNTNPLPNPWGGTQTTTTRPTPAGDARAPGIGGLGGAGRTNVDPLAGVVPDAAQMNQFLQNPAISQMMQSLLSNPQYMNQILNLNPQLRSMVDMNPQLREMMQNPEFVRQLTNPEMIQQMLSIQQSLLSTLNRQPSAQDSAQSGAAATGVPSAAGLEMLMNLFGGLGAGGLAVSNNPNVPPEELYATQLSQLQEMGFFDTQENIRALRATSGNVHAAVERLLGNLGQ; encoded by the exons ATGGGTGCCGACGGTGATTCCAGCGAGCACCGGGTTCATGGCGACGGTGAAGAAGGGGGAGGTAGTGTTACAGTTAATATTCGATGTTCTAATGGTTCGAAATTTTCGGTGAGGACGAGTCTTGATTCCTCGGTTGGGACATTTAAATCAATTCTTGCTCAGAATTGTGACATTCCAGCTGATCAGCAGCGCTTGATCTACAAGGGTCGCATCTTAAAGGACGATCAAACCTTAGTCAGTTATG GTTTACAGGCAGATCACACTATTCACATGGTTCGAGGTTTTGCCCAAGCTTCAGCACCACCTTCTGCACCTGCTTCCAATGTTAATATTAGAAGTTCTGACACTGCTCCTGGCGTTACAAGAGGTGTTGGTTCTACTGAGAGTGGTGCTTTTGGAAATGCTGGCCTTGGTGCATCATTATTTCCTGGACTGGGTTTTAATCCTCTTGGCGGGGGTGGAGCTGGACTTCCGGAGTTCGAGCAAGTGCAACAACAGTTGACTCAAAACCCGAACATGATAAGGGAAATAATGAACATGCCTGCAATTCAGAACTTGATGAATAACCCTGACTTGATGCGGACCTTAATTACGAGCAATCCTCAGATGCGGGATATTATTGACAGGAACCCAGAGCTTGCTCACATTCTCAATGACCCTGGTATCCTTCGACAGACGTTAGAGGCTGCAAGGAATCCTGAACTCATGAGAGAGATGATGAGAAACACTGACCGAGCTATGAGTAACATTGAATCTTCCCCCGAGGGATTTAACATGCTGAGGCGGATGTATGAAAATGTTCAGGAGCCATTTCTAAATGCAACAACGATGGCTGGAAATGCTGGGAATGATTCGAGTGCAAACCCATTTGCAGCTCTCTTGGCAAACCAAGGGGGTGCACCAGCGAGGAACGAGTCTAATAATTCTTCAACTACAGGATCAGAAACAACAGGAAATGCTGCTCCAAATACAAATCCACTTCCTAATCCCTGGG GAGGAACTCAGACAACAACCACACGGCCTACTCCAGCTGGTGATGCAAGGGCTCCTGGTATCGGAGGATTAGGAGGGGCTGGCCGTACAAATGTGGATCCTCTTGCTGGTGTTGTGCCAGACGCGGCTCAGATGAATCAGTTTCTGCAAAATCCAGCTATTTCACAGATGATGCAAAGCCTGCTCTCCAATCCTCAGTATATGAACCAG ATCCTCAATCTGAACCCACAGCTACGGAGCATGGTTGATATGAATCCTCAATTAAGAGAAATGATGCAAAATCCAGAGTTCGTTCGCCAATTAACTAATCCTGAGATGATTCAG CAAATGCTATCAATTCAGCAGTCACTCCTCTCTACCTTAAATCGACAGCCGTCAGCTCA AGACTCTGCTCAATCAGGTGCTGCTGCTACAG GTGTTCCTAGCGCTGCTGGATTGGAGATGTTAATGAACCTGTTTGGTGGGCTCGGTGCTGGCGGGTTGGCTGTTTCGAACAATCCCAACG TGCCCCCAGAAGAACTATACGCAACTCAACTTTCACAGCTCCAAGAGATGGGCTTCTTCGACACCCAAGAGAACATCAGAGCTCTACGCGCTACTTCCGGGAACGTTCATGCTGCTGTCGAACGACTGCTGGGAAATCTCGGGCAGTAA
- the LOC111811730 gene encoding glycerol-3-phosphate acyltransferase 9 codes for MSGAASLNTSRSELDLDRPNIEDYLPSGSSIQEPTGKLRLRDLLDISPTLTEAAGAIVDDSFTRCFKSNPPEPWNWNIYLFPLWCFGVVVRYLILFPARVLILTIGWIIFLSTFIPVNLLLKGHPKLRAKLERFLVELICSFFVASWTGVVKYHGPRPSIRPKQVFVANHTSMIDFIVLEQMTAFAVIMQKHPGWVGLLQSTILESIGCIEFNRTELKDREIVAKKLNDHVQGADNNPLLIFPEGTCVNNHYSVMFKKGAFELGCSVCPIAIKYNKIFVDAFWNSRKQSFTMHLLQLMTSWAVVCDVWYLEPQVLKPGETPIEFAERVRDIICARAGLKKVPWDGYLKHSRPSPKYRERKQQSFADSVLQRLEDK; via the exons ATGAGTGGCGCTGCTTCTCTCAACACTTCCCGCTCTGAATTGGACTTGGATCGTCCCAATATTGAAGATTACCTGCCTTCCGGATCCTCAATCCAAGAACCCACTGGGAAACTCCGCCT GCGCGATTTGCTTGATATTTCGCCGACGCTCACCGAAGCTGCTGGTGCTATTGTTGAT GATTCGTTCACTCGGTGTTTCAAATCAAACCCACCGGAGCCATGGAATtggaatatttatttgttcccTTTGTGGTGCTTTGGAGTCGTCGTTCGGTATCTGATTCTCTTCCCAGCGAG GGTTCTCATATTGACAATAGGATGGATAATATTCCTTTCAACATTCATTCCTGTGAATCTACTTCTGAAAGGGCATCCTAAGCTGAGAGCTAAGTTAGAG AGGTTTTTGGTGGAGTTGATTTGCAGCTTCTTTGTTGCATCTTGGACTGGAGTTGTCAAGTATCATGGGCCACGGCCTAGCATCAGACCAAAACAG GTTTTTGTGGCCAACCACACTTCCATGATTGATTTCATAGTCTTGGAGCAAATGACTGCCTTTGCTGTTATTATGCAGAAACATCCTGGGTGGGTTG GACTGTTGCAAAGCACTATATTGGAGAGCATAGGATGCATAGAGTTCAACCGTACCGAGTTGAAGGACCGTGAAATCGTAGCAAAGAA GTTAAATGATCACGTTCAAGGGGCTGACAACAATCCTCTTCTTATATTTCCTGAAGGAACTTGTGTAAATAACCACTACTCTGTTATGTTCAAGAAG GGTGCATTTGAACTTGGCTGCTCTGTTTGTCCAATCGCAATCAAATACAACAAAATTTTCGTCGACGCTTTTTGGAACAGCAGGAA GCAGTCTTTCACCATGCATCTGCTGCAGCTTATGACTTCTTGGGCTGTTGTTTGTGATGTCTGGTATCTGGAGCCCCAAGTTTTGAAGCCTGGAGAAACACCCATCGAGTTTGCAGAGAG GGTTAGGGACATAATATGTGCTCGGGCAGGTCTTAAGAAGGTTCCATGGGATGGATATTTGAAGCACTCCCGTCCAAGCCCTAAATACCGTGAACGAAAGCAACAAAGCTTCGCCGATTCAGTGCTGCAGCGATTGGAAGATAAGTGA
- the LOC111811679 gene encoding ubiquitin domain-containing protein DSK2b-like isoform X2 — protein sequence MVRGFAQASAPPSAPASNVNIRSSDTAPGVTRGVGSTESGAFGNAGLGASLFPGLGFNPLGGGGAGLPEFEQVQQQLTQNPNMIREIMNMPAIQNLMNNPDLMRTLITSNPQMRDIIDRNPELAHILNDPGILRQTLEAARNPELMREMMRNTDRAMSNIESSPEGFNMLRRMYENVQEPFLNATTMAGNAGNDSSANPFAALLANQGGAPARNESNNSSTTGSETTGNAAPNTNPLPNPWGGTQTTTTRPTPAGDARAPGIGGLGGAGRTNVDPLAGVVPDAAQMNQFLQNPAISQMMQSLLSNPQYMNQILNLNPQLRSMVDMNPQLREMMQNPEFVRQLTNPEMIQQMLSIQQSLLSTLNRQPSAQDSAQSGAAATGVPSAAGLEMLMNLFGGLGAGGLAVSNNPNVPPEELYATQLSQLQEMGFFDTQENIRALRATSGNVHAAVERLLGNLGQ from the exons ATGGTTCGAGGTTTTGCCCAAGCTTCAGCACCACCTTCTGCACCTGCTTCCAATGTTAATATTAGAAGTTCTGACACTGCTCCTGGCGTTACAAGAGGTGTTGGTTCTACTGAGAGTGGTGCTTTTGGAAATGCTGGCCTTGGTGCATCATTATTTCCTGGACTGGGTTTTAATCCTCTTGGCGGGGGTGGAGCTGGACTTCCGGAGTTCGAGCAAGTGCAACAACAGTTGACTCAAAACCCGAACATGATAAGGGAAATAATGAACATGCCTGCAATTCAGAACTTGATGAATAACCCTGACTTGATGCGGACCTTAATTACGAGCAATCCTCAGATGCGGGATATTATTGACAGGAACCCAGAGCTTGCTCACATTCTCAATGACCCTGGTATCCTTCGACAGACGTTAGAGGCTGCAAGGAATCCTGAACTCATGAGAGAGATGATGAGAAACACTGACCGAGCTATGAGTAACATTGAATCTTCCCCCGAGGGATTTAACATGCTGAGGCGGATGTATGAAAATGTTCAGGAGCCATTTCTAAATGCAACAACGATGGCTGGAAATGCTGGGAATGATTCGAGTGCAAACCCATTTGCAGCTCTCTTGGCAAACCAAGGGGGTGCACCAGCGAGGAACGAGTCTAATAATTCTTCAACTACAGGATCAGAAACAACAGGAAATGCTGCTCCAAATACAAATCCACTTCCTAATCCCTGGG GAGGAACTCAGACAACAACCACACGGCCTACTCCAGCTGGTGATGCAAGGGCTCCTGGTATCGGAGGATTAGGAGGGGCTGGCCGTACAAATGTGGATCCTCTTGCTGGTGTTGTGCCAGACGCGGCTCAGATGAATCAGTTTCTGCAAAATCCAGCTATTTCACAGATGATGCAAAGCCTGCTCTCCAATCCTCAGTATATGAACCAG ATCCTCAATCTGAACCCACAGCTACGGAGCATGGTTGATATGAATCCTCAATTAAGAGAAATGATGCAAAATCCAGAGTTCGTTCGCCAATTAACTAATCCTGAGATGATTCAG CAAATGCTATCAATTCAGCAGTCACTCCTCTCTACCTTAAATCGACAGCCGTCAGCTCA AGACTCTGCTCAATCAGGTGCTGCTGCTACAG GTGTTCCTAGCGCTGCTGGATTGGAGATGTTAATGAACCTGTTTGGTGGGCTCGGTGCTGGCGGGTTGGCTGTTTCGAACAATCCCAACG TGCCCCCAGAAGAACTATACGCAACTCAACTTTCACAGCTCCAAGAGATGGGCTTCTTCGACACCCAAGAGAACATCAGAGCTCTACGCGCTACTTCCGGGAACGTTCATGCTGCTGTCGAACGACTGCTGGGAAATCTCGGGCAGTAA
- the LOC111811694 gene encoding protein LAZ1-like isoform X2: MTYTPPTWATFAAAAFVILTLVLSLYLLFEHLSAYKNPEEQKFLIGVILMVPTYGVESFVSLVYPSISVYLEILRDCYESFAMYCFGRYLVACLGGEEGTIVFLEREGRLNTKTPLLEHSSEKGTIKHVFPMNLFLKPWKIGGWVYHVIKIGIVQYMMIKSLTSILAVVLENFGVYCEGDFNFKCGYPYMAVVLNFSQSWALYCLIQFYAVTKKELIHIKPFAKFFMFKSIVFLTWWQGVGIALLSSLDLFSSVAQGLQFKSSVQDFIICIEHRWPLLL, encoded by the exons ATGACCTATACACCTCCAACATGGGCGACAtttgctgctgctgcattTGTTATTCTGACTCTTGTCCTTTCACTATATCTATTGTTCGAGCACCTTTCTGCATATAAGAATCCGGAG GAGCAAAAGTTTTTGATTGGTGTTATCCTAATGGTACCAACTTATGGTGTAGAATCA TTTGTATCATTGGTGTACCCATCAATAAGTGTTTATCTTGAGATCCTACGCGATTGCTATGAATCCTTTGCAATGTACTGCTTTGGACGATATCTGGTTGCTTGCTTAG GTGGGGAAGAAGGGACTATTGtatttctagagagagaaggacGTTTAAATACCAAGACACCATTATTAGAACATAGCTCAGAGAAGGGAACAATCAAGCATGTTTTCCCTATGAACCTTTTCTTAAAGCCATGGAAAATTGGTGGATGGGTTTACCATGTTATCAAAATTGGGATCGTCCAATAT ATGATGATAAAGTCCCTCACTTCTATTTTAGCTGTAGTTCTTGAGAACTTTGGCGTTTATTGTGAAGgagattttaatttcaaatgcgg GTATCCTTATATGGCAGTGGTTTTAAATTTCAGTCAATCATGGGCATTGTACTGTCTGATTCAGTTCTATGCAGTTACGAAGAAAGAATTGATACATATAAAGCCATTCGCCAagttttttatgtttaaatcTATAGTATTTTTGACTTGGTGGCAAGGTGTTGGAATTGCTCTCCTATCTTCCCTCGATTTGTTCAGTTCTGTAGCCCAAGGGTTACAGTTTAAGTCAAGTGTCCAAGATTTCATCATTTGTATCGAG CACAGATGGCCATTGCTTCTATGA
- the LOC111811694 gene encoding protein LAZ1-like isoform X1, producing MTYTPPTWATFAAAAFVILTLVLSLYLLFEHLSAYKNPEEQKFLIGVILMVPTYGVESFVSLVYPSISVYLEILRDCYESFAMYCFGRYLVACLGGEEGTIVFLEREGRLNTKTPLLEHSSEKGTIKHVFPMNLFLKPWKIGGWVYHVIKIGIVQYMMIKSLTSILAVVLENFGVYCEGDFNFKCGYPYMAVVLNFSQSWALYCLIQFYAVTKKELIHIKPFAKFFMFKSIVFLTWWQGVGIALLSSLDLFSSVAQGLQFKSSVQDFIICIEMAIASMIHLYVFSAKPYELMGDRYPGSVSVLGDYASVDCPLDPDEVRDSERPTKLRLPQPDLEDQDPKMGMTIKESVRDVFVGGGGYIVNDLKFTVNQAVEPVEKGITKFNEKLHKLSQNIKKRDKDKKKTKDDSCIKSPTQKVIRGIDDPLLNGSFSDSMVVREKKNRRKSGYISAESGGESSSDQGYGKYQVAGRRWITRD from the exons ATGACCTATACACCTCCAACATGGGCGACAtttgctgctgctgcattTGTTATTCTGACTCTTGTCCTTTCACTATATCTATTGTTCGAGCACCTTTCTGCATATAAGAATCCGGAG GAGCAAAAGTTTTTGATTGGTGTTATCCTAATGGTACCAACTTATGGTGTAGAATCA TTTGTATCATTGGTGTACCCATCAATAAGTGTTTATCTTGAGATCCTACGCGATTGCTATGAATCCTTTGCAATGTACTGCTTTGGACGATATCTGGTTGCTTGCTTAG GTGGGGAAGAAGGGACTATTGtatttctagagagagaaggacGTTTAAATACCAAGACACCATTATTAGAACATAGCTCAGAGAAGGGAACAATCAAGCATGTTTTCCCTATGAACCTTTTCTTAAAGCCATGGAAAATTGGTGGATGGGTTTACCATGTTATCAAAATTGGGATCGTCCAATAT ATGATGATAAAGTCCCTCACTTCTATTTTAGCTGTAGTTCTTGAGAACTTTGGCGTTTATTGTGAAGgagattttaatttcaaatgcgg GTATCCTTATATGGCAGTGGTTTTAAATTTCAGTCAATCATGGGCATTGTACTGTCTGATTCAGTTCTATGCAGTTACGAAGAAAGAATTGATACATATAAAGCCATTCGCCAagttttttatgtttaaatcTATAGTATTTTTGACTTGGTGGCAAGGTGTTGGAATTGCTCTCCTATCTTCCCTCGATTTGTTCAGTTCTGTAGCCCAAGGGTTACAGTTTAAGTCAAGTGTCCAAGATTTCATCATTTGTATCGAG ATGGCCATTGCTTCTATGATTCACTTGTATGTATTTTCTGCAAAACCCTATGAACTTATGGGGGACCGTTATCCTGGAAGTGTTTCTGTTCTTGGCGATTATGCATCTGTCGACTGTCCTTTAGATCCAGATGAGGTCAGGGATAGTGAGCGTCCTACAAAGTTACGCCTACCCCAGCCTGACCTCGAAGACCAAGACCCCAAGATGGGAATGACAATCAAAGAGAGTGTCCGAGATGTTTTTGTTGGTGGTGGGGGCTAT ATTGTGAACGACCTGAAATTCACAGTGAACCAAGCAGTTGAACCTGTGGAAAAAGGAATAACGAAGTTCAACGAAAAACTGCATAAGCTCTCCCAAAACATTAAGAAACGAGacaaggataaaaaaaaaaccaaggaTGACAGTTGTATTAAGTCGCCCACACAAAAAGTCATTCGAGGAATCGATGACCCTCTTTTGAATGGGAGCTTCAGTGATAGCATGGTCGTTCGGGAAAAGAAGAACCGTCGAAAATCAGGTTATATAAGTGCAGAAAGTGGCGGAGAAAGCAGCAGCGATCAGGGTTATGGTAAGTACCAAGTTGCTGGCCGCCGATGGATCACCAGAGACTAG
- the LOC111811649 gene encoding nitrate regulatory gene2 protein-like — translation MGCSSSKVDELPAVALCRERCAFLDEAIHLRYSLAEAHMAYIQSLKGIGHSLHNFIEESVVVVGVSSGSPLSPKLNLPPHRKGDPAIEESASPHHHLSHSNSGSHLHFHSDSDDESGSDRSPPFDLQHGGHMGYMLPDQGGLGSYPGGGGGGGGGGGGGGYMHMNYMRKSVTPSVVYEQRPMSPEKVYHVGESSSSSGHYPYPYPNLPYNNPYGYPQDGGGYYGGSVFPPAYGSMPSAGASGSSSKPPPPPPSPPRASAWDFLNPFETYDKYYNAYTPSRDSKEVREEEGIPDLEDEDYQHEVVKEVHGNQKFVDEGGGGDGIGKGSKIAAEEERGGGDDPTTSLYQTRPSAAVEDDAVEYEVRMVDKKVDKAEKSEEQGNGGAFKGRPGSRDVNEVAREIEVQFERASESGNEIAKMLEAGKLPYQRKHVSSKMLHVVAPSLSMVASQPSTSKSADPSSSAAELSYIEEFGMASGNLSSTLRKLYLWEKKLYNEVKAEEKMRVIHERKCRKLKRLDEKGAEAHKVDTTQALVRSLSTKIRIAIQVVDKISMTINKIRDEELWPQLNELIHGLTRMWRCMLDCHRAQFQAISESKSLGPIGSGKNNSEAHLGATKELEHELLNWTISFSSWISAQKGYVRALNNWLLKCLLYEPEETPDGIAPFSPGRIGAPLVFVICNQWSQALDRLSEKEVVDSMRVFSMSVLQIWEHDKLELRQRMLENKDSERKVRNLDRDDQKIQKQIHALDKKMVMVSKDEKRVSVSGNAVYQSEMSNSSLQSSLQRIFEAMERFTADSMKVYEELLQRSEEERLNREQEKVV, via the exons ATGGGCTGTTCGAGCTCTAAGGTCGATGAGCTTCCGGCGGTGGCGCTCTGTCGGGAGCGTTGTGCGTTTCTTGATGAAGCGATTCATCTTAGATACTCACTTGCAGAGGCTCACATGGCGTATATTCAATCCCTTAAAGGGATTGGTCATTCGTTGCATAATTTCATTGAAGAGAgcgttgttgttgttggtgtTTCTTCTGGGTCTCCTCTGTCTCCGAAGCTTAATCTTCCTCCTCATCGGAAGGGTGATCCTGCAATTGAAGAATCTGCTTCTCCTCATCACCATCTCTCTCACTCTAATTCCGGTTCCCACCTCCATTTTCACTCCGATTCCGATGATGAATCCGGTTCCGATCGCTCCCCGCCTTTCGACCTGCAGCACGGTGGCCATATGGGTTATATGCTTCCGGATCAGGGTGGTTTAGGTTCATATcccggcggcggtggcggtggcggtggtggtggcggAGGTGGAGGGTATATGCATATGAATTACATGAGGAAATCGGTGACACCCTCTGTGGTATACGAGCAGAGGCCTATGAGTCCAGAGAAGGTTTATCATGTCGGTGaatcgtcttcttcttcagggCATTACCCTTATCCTTACCCAAACTTGCCTTATAACAATCCTTATGGTTACCCCCAAGACGGTGGTGGGTATTATGGTGGCTCTGTTTTTCCTCCTGCATATGGTTCAATGCCATCTGCCGGAGCTTCAGGTTCGTCGTCTAagccgccaccgccgccgccttCACCTCCAAGAGCTTCCGCGTGGGATTTCTTGAACCCATTTGAGACTTATGACAAGTATTACAATGCTTACACGCCGAGCCGGGACTCGAAAGAGGTAAGGGAAGAAGAGGGGATTCCTGATTTGGAAGATGAGGATTACCAACATGAGGTTGTTAAGGAAGTACATGGGAATCAGAAATTTGTCGATGAAGGCGGCGGTGGCGACGGCATTGGAAAGGGTTCGAAGATAGCTGCAGAGGAAGAgcgtggtggtggtgatgatCCAACGACCTCGCTTTACCAAACGAGGCCGAGTGCTGCAGTTGAGGACGATGCTGTCGAATATGAAGTTCGTATGGTTGATAAGAAGGTTGACAAGGCGGAGAAGTCTGAGGAGCAAGGCAATGGTGGTGCATTCAAGGGCAGGCCTGGCTCACGAGATGTCAATGAGGTTGCCAGAGAAATTGAGGTTCAGTTCGAGAGGGCATCCGAGTCCGGTAATGAAATCGCCAAAATGCTAGAGGCTGGCAAGCTTCCTTATCAGCGCAAACACG TGTCATCGAAAATGCTGCACGTTGTCGCTCCTTCGCTATCAATGGTAGCTTCCCAACCTTCGACGTCGAAGAGTGCCGATCCTTCGTCTTCTGCAGCTGAGTTAAGTTATATCGAAGAGTTCGGGATGGCCTCTGGCAACCTGTCTTCTACCTTGAGGAAGTTATATCTGTGGGAAAAGAAGCTCTACAATGAAGTTAAA GCGGAAGAAAAGATGCGGGTAATTCATGAAAGGAAGTGTCGAAAGCTGAAGCGTTTAGACGAGAAGGGTGCTGAAGCTCATAAAGTTGATACCACTCAAGCTTTAGTGAGGAGCTTATCTACGAAAATTCGAATCGCCATTCAGGTGGTCGACAAGATATCCATGACGATCAATAAGATTCGGGATGAAGAATTGTGGCCACAACTGAATGAATTGATTCATGG ATTAACCAGGATGTGGAGGTGTATGCTCGATTGCCATCGTGCCCAGTTCCAAGCGATCAGTGAATCGAAAAGCTTAGGTCCCATTGGATCGGGTAAAAATAACAGTGAAGCGCATCTCGGAGCGACCAAGGAGCTTGAGCACGAGCTTCTAAACTGGACAATCAGCTTCTCTAGTTGGATCAGTGCACAAAAGGGGTACGTTAGAGCCTTGAATAACTGGCTTCTGAAGTGTCTTCTGTATGAACCCGAGGAAACGCCAGACGGTATAGCTCCCTTCTCACCTGGAAGAATAGGCGCACCTCTCGTATTCGTGATCTGTAACCAATGGTCACAGGCTTTGGATAGACTCTCCGAGAAGGAAGTAGTTGATTCGATGCGTGTGTTCAGTATGAGCGTGCTTCAAATATGGGAACACGATAAGCTAGAATTGCGACAGAGAATGTTGGAAAACAAAGATTCGGAGAGAAAGGTTCGAAACTTGGACCGAGACGACCAAAAGATACAGAAACAGATTCACGCTTTGGACAAGAAGATGGTGATGGTTTCTAAAGATGAGAAGCGTGTCTCTGTTTCTGGAAACGCTGTGTATCAAAGCGAGATGAGCAATAGTAGCTTGCAGTCGAGTCTGCAACGCATTTTCGAGGCTATGGAGAGGTTCACCGCAGACTCCATGAAAGTGTATGAAGAGCTTTTACAACGGAGCGAGGAAGAAAGATTGAATCGTGAGCAGGAAAAAGTCGTATAA
- the LOC111811765 gene encoding uncharacterized protein LOC111811765, with protein MDFSAMNQTDSHHLRSNSLPSKPHPFIDQVDEHLHRFKEASEATSSCSSSELSHKLNGLQELHDCIDNLLLLPLTQHVLVEDSDTKPFDDLLEGSIRLLDLCDIAKDALLQTKECVQELESVLRRRKGSETFIASELQKCLSSRKLIKKTIYKALKTVQTKSCEQTQATPAIVSSLKQAEDVGYNVVESLLSFLAGPKFRSNSSRWSLVSKLVQSKRVACEVEETSRNEVALVDAALHSVCSQKTKKHDFLAQVENLQSSLKVFGSNIQELEGDLEALYRRLIKTRVSVLNIYNY; from the coding sequence atggATTTCTCTGCTATGAACCAAACAGACTCTCATCATCTTCGCTCGAACAGCTTGCCTTCAAAGCCGCACCCGTTCATCGATCAAGTCGACGAGCATTTACACAGATTCAAGGAGGCTTCAGAAGCTacatcttcttgttcttcatctgAACTAAGCCATAAACTAAATGGCCTTCAGGAGTTACATGATTGCATTGATAACTTGCTTTTGTTACCTCTCACACAACATGTTCTTGTTGAAGATAGCGATACGAAACCGTTCGACGACTTACTCGAAGGATCTATCAGACTCTTGGATTTGTGTGACATAGCTAAGGATGCATTGCTGCAGACAAAAGAATGTGTGCAAGAACTAGAATCAGTTTTGCGCAGAAGAAAGGGAAGTGAAACATTCATAGCAAGTGAGCTTCAGAAATGCCTAAGTTCTAGGAAGTTgataaagaaaacaatctATAAAGCCTTAAAGACAGTTCAAACCAAAAGTTGTGAGCAAACTCAAGCCACTCCAGCCATTGTTAGCTCGTTGAAACAGGCCGAGGACGTCGGTTACAACGTCGTTGAATCCTTGTTGTCTTTCCTAGCAGGACCGAAGTTTCGATCGAATTCGAGCCGTTGGTCTCTTGTTTCCAAGCTTGTGCAATCCAAAAGGGTAGCCTGTGAAGTTGAAGAAACAAGTAGAAACGAAGTGGCATTGGTTGATGCTGCATTACATTCAGTTTGCAgtcaaaaaacaaagaaacatgaTTTCTTAGCTCAAGTTGAGAATTTGCAGAGCTCATTGAAGGTGTTTGGATCAAACATTCAAGAACTCGAAGGCGATCTCGAGGCTCTATACCGACGCCTTATTAAAACCAGAGTCTCAGTCCTTAATATCTACAACTACTAA